One window of the Methanocaldococcus vulcanius M7 genome contains the following:
- a CDS encoding HIT family protein produces MCIFCKIINGEIPAKVVYEDEHVLAFLDINPRNKGHTLVVPKKHYERFDEMPDDDLCKFIKGVKKTVEVLKKLGFDGYNIVNNNGRVAGQEVNHVHFHIIPRYEGDGEVVKFGEIKKVDLDEVLREINK; encoded by the coding sequence ATGTGCATATTCTGCAAAATAATCAATGGAGAAATTCCAGCAAAGGTTGTCTATGAAGATGAGCATGTTTTAGCTTTCTTAGATATAAATCCAAGAAATAAAGGCCATACTTTGGTTGTTCCTAAAAAGCACTATGAGAGATTTGATGAAATGCCAGATGATGACCTCTGCAAATTTATAAAAGGAGTTAAAAAGACAGTTGAGGTTTTAAAAAAGCTTGGATTTGATGGTTATAATATAGTTAATAACAACGGTAGAGTTGCTGGACAAGAAGTTAATCATGTCCATTTCCATATCATCCCAAGATATGAGGGAGATGGAGAGGTTGTTAAATTTGGAGAAATTAAAAAAGTTGATTTAGATGAGGTTTTAAGAGAGATCAATAAATAA